Genomic window (Caldinitratiruptor microaerophilus):
CCCTCGGCCTCGATCCACACCCGCCGGCCCTCGGGCGTGAGGGCGGTGACCTTCACCCGGGCCGCGCGCTCCACCTCGCCCACGTACCCGGGGATGGACAGGCACCCCTCGGTGCCGACCTCCGCCCCCTCGGCCTCGAGGATCTCGGGGTTGATGAGCTTGAGCAGGCCGTGCGGCTCCCCGCAGTCCGCCACGATGACCCGCTTGAGCACGCCGACCTGTGGGCCGGCCAGGCCCACGCCGGGCGCTGCGTACATGGTCTCCGCCATGTCGTCGAGGAGGCGCCGGAGGGCCGGGCCGATCTTCTGGACCGGCCGGGCCTTGCGCCGCAGGATGGGGTCCGGGTGCAGTACGATGGGCAGGACGGCCATGTACTCGCCTTCCTTTCTGCAGCTCCGAGCTCTCGGCCTCAGAGCATCGAGTAGGGCCCGACGTCGACGGTGAGCCGCACCTCCCGGCCGCGCCGCCAGCGCGAGGGCGGACCGCCCAGGGCGGCGCGCACGGCCCGCACCAGACCGTCCCGGTCGGGCCCCTTCAACACCACATGATAGCGGTAGAGTCCCCGCAAGAGCGCGAGGGGCGCCGGCACGGGGCCCAGAATCTCGGCCGGCGCGGCGGCGGCCTCCGCCTCGAGCAGCCGAGTCGCGGCATCGGCGCTCGCCGCCACTTCCGCCTCCGCGGGGCCGGCGAAGACCAGGCGGACGAACTCGGCGAACGGCGGGTATCCCATCAGCCGCCGCCAGGCCGCCTCCTGCTCGAAGAAGCTATCGTAGTCGTGGGCAGCGGCGGTGCGGACGGCGAAGTGGTCCGGCTGGTACGTCTGGACCACCACGCGCCCGGGGCGATCCCCCCGCCCGGCACGGCCCGCCACCTGGGCGATGAGCTGGAAGGTGCGCTCCGCCGCCCGGAAGTCGGGCAGGCGCAACGTGGTGTCGGCCAGCACCACGCCGACCAGGGTGACCCCCGGCAGGTCCAGCCCCTTGGTGACCATCTGGGTGCCCACCAGCACGTCGGCCCGGCCCTGCGCCAGCGCGCCGAGGATGCGGGCGTGGCTGCCCCTGCGGCGGGTGGTGTCCACGTCGAGCCGGACCACGCGCGCCCGGGGGAAGAGCCGGGCGAGTTCCGCCTCCACCCGCTCGGTCCCGCTGCCCAGGAGCCGGATCGAGGGGGACCCGCACCGGGGGCAGGCCGAGGGAGGAGGCTGGCGGTGGCCGCAGTAGTGGCACGCCATGTAGGCCCCGGTACGGGCCGGACGGTGCAGGGTGAGCGCCACGGAGCAGCGGGGGCACGTCACCGCCTCGCCGCAGGCCCGGCACAGGGCGAACGTGTGAAAGCCCCGGCGGTTCAGGAACAGGATGGCCTGTTCCCCCCGTGCCAGCGCATCGCCCAGCGCCTCCTCGAGCCGCCGGCTGAAGAGGCCCGCCCGTCCGGACCGCAGCTCGGCCCGCATGTCCACGATCTCCACGGGCGGCAGCGGGCGCCCGCGCACCCGCTCCGGCAGGCGGACCAGGGCCACCCGCCCCTCCCGGGCCCGCCAGAACGTCTCCAGGGCCGGGGTGGCACTTCCCAGG
Coding sequences:
- the def gene encoding peptide deformylase translates to MAVLPIVLHPDPILRRKARPVQKIGPALRRLLDDMAETMYAAPGVGLAGPQVGVLKRVIVADCGEPHGLLKLINPEILEAEGAEVGTEGCLSIPGYVGEVERAARVKVTALTPEGRRVWIEAEGLWARCLQHEIDHLDGVLYIDKATNVREVPPAEAQEKAEGGSDAESDPAAVRSGEDG
- the priA gene encoding replication restart helicase PriA; protein product: MAEPTAAGGGPEGAPRYARVAVDLAAAGADRLFTYSVPDPLRGRLAPGAWVSVPFGRRQILGCYVEPAPAAPPGVEVRPLGEIVTGLPPVPPALLDLARWVAGRYLCPLAAALRLLIPAGARRGEVRPRRRAALALAVGAEAAAEAAARLGSRAPRQAAVLRTLLGAGGPVPLEALERTVGGDARGAAAALVRGGLVRRVDLPVRRDPLGPEGAVETEPASPPALTPAQAAAVAKVEEALAAPPPRQPVLLHGVTGSGKTEVYLEAIARVVAAGRQAIVLVPEIALTPQTVARFRARFTGRVAVLHSALSPGERFDEWLRIRRGEVDIAVGARSAVFAPFERLGLIVVDEEHEATYKQDEVPRYHAREVAEERARREGALVLLGSATPALETFWRAREGRVALVRLPERVRGRPLPPVEIVDMRAELRSGRAGLFSRRLEEALGDALARGEQAILFLNRRGFHTFALCRACGEAVTCPRCSVALTLHRPARTGAYMACHYCGHRQPPPSACPRCGSPSIRLLGSGTERVEAELARLFPRARVVRLDVDTTRRRGSHARILGALAQGRADVLVGTQMVTKGLDLPGVTLVGVVLADTTLRLPDFRAAERTFQLIAQVAGRAGRGDRPGRVVVQTYQPDHFAVRTAAAHDYDSFFEQEAAWRRLMGYPPFAEFVRLVFAGPAEAEVAASADAATRLLEAEAAAAPAEILGPVPAPLALLRGLYRYHVVLKGPDRDGLVRAVRAALGGPPSRWRRGREVRLTVDVGPYSML